In one window of Maribacter sp. BPC-D8 DNA:
- a CDS encoding DUF7133 domain-containing protein has protein sequence MLLYTRLFIVLIVSCVLCSCEKTSNKTIVLLDGYSIEDGFNLELIAAEPLLKAPVAIDFDSKGRIWVAQMPGYMDDLQGSGEEDPSGSIVILEDLDNDGIADHSKIFLDSLIMPRALAHVYGGLLYAEPPYLWFVDIKDDKPVNKIMVDSVYAVEGNPEHQPNGLELNIDNWIYNAKSNFRYRRVAGVWKKEATTFRGQWGITHDNFGRLYYNDNSRILLGDYVLPNILIDNKYFTPKSSVDKLLTTDQRVYPAFAGSVNRGYAKGVLNADSILVNATAACSPLVYRGGKFTQSYDENVFICIPEGNLIKRALISFTGDSTIAKQAWQDKEFITSTDEGFRPVSLKNGPEGSMYVVDMHRGMIGHHAYMSPYLRGKAKAKELDTIVNFGRILKVSHEDAKVEVMPDFDVLNGSELASLLKNYNGWIRDRAQHFLVFKGFKNTIEEVKEVALHTDNQWSQIHALYVLEGWNELSFDFLTNVIINSNDNVASHALVLLKGFVSEENVEKTASIFKTVLERDTIGLDLYLGNLVGSYIKIDEERFLPFMMEILNRRENNITIIEAVIAGLSTVDSDTYANAIVMDSLKHTPFVNKLARTISDKKAGKMNAIYTRKVTHEDTRTSGAKMFFQICASCHGANGKGIEGLAPPLMSSEHVKNTERLALIILHGLEGPVHVNGGEYNINLAMPGLIRNETISDTDIANIISYVTNAFSDEPKRLNTKRIQELRSVKSSTGMEFTEKELQALDN, from the coding sequence TTGCTTTTATATACCAGGCTTTTTATAGTATTAATTGTTAGTTGCGTTTTATGCTCTTGCGAAAAAACATCTAATAAAACCATAGTTTTATTAGATGGATATAGCATTGAGGACGGTTTTAATTTAGAGCTAATTGCTGCTGAACCGCTTTTAAAAGCCCCCGTTGCCATCGATTTTGATTCAAAAGGTAGAATTTGGGTGGCTCAGATGCCTGGTTATATGGATGACCTACAAGGCTCAGGTGAAGAAGATCCTTCTGGCAGTATCGTCATTCTTGAAGATTTGGATAATGACGGTATCGCAGATCATTCAAAAATTTTTCTAGATAGCTTGATAATGCCAAGAGCATTGGCTCATGTCTATGGCGGTTTGCTATATGCTGAACCTCCGTATTTATGGTTTGTAGATATTAAAGACGATAAACCGGTAAACAAAATTATGGTAGATTCTGTTTATGCGGTAGAAGGTAACCCCGAACATCAACCTAACGGATTAGAATTAAATATTGATAATTGGATTTACAATGCCAAATCGAATTTTAGATATAGAAGAGTAGCGGGAGTTTGGAAAAAGGAAGCTACAACGTTTAGAGGTCAATGGGGAATTACTCATGATAATTTTGGCAGGCTATATTACAATGATAATTCTAGAATTTTATTGGGAGATTATGTACTGCCGAATATCTTAATCGATAATAAATATTTTACACCTAAATCTAGTGTAGATAAATTATTGACTACTGATCAAAGGGTCTACCCAGCATTTGCTGGGTCAGTAAATAGAGGATATGCAAAGGGAGTTTTGAATGCAGATAGTATTTTGGTCAATGCGACCGCTGCCTGTAGTCCCTTAGTATATCGTGGTGGCAAGTTTACCCAATCTTACGATGAAAATGTATTTATCTGCATACCTGAAGGAAATTTAATTAAACGTGCGCTCATATCTTTTACAGGAGATTCTACCATCGCTAAACAAGCTTGGCAAGATAAAGAGTTTATAACCTCTACAGACGAAGGTTTTAGACCTGTAAGCTTAAAAAATGGTCCAGAAGGTAGTATGTATGTGGTAGACATGCATAGAGGTATGATCGGTCATCATGCTTATATGAGTCCGTACCTTAGAGGTAAGGCAAAAGCGAAGGAATTAGATACAATCGTAAATTTTGGAAGGATTTTAAAAGTGTCTCATGAAGATGCAAAAGTTGAGGTTATGCCAGATTTTGATGTTTTAAACGGAAGTGAATTGGCGTCATTATTAAAAAATTATAATGGGTGGATTCGTGATCGTGCCCAACACTTTTTAGTTTTCAAAGGATTTAAGAATACGATTGAAGAGGTAAAAGAAGTTGCACTCCATACAGATAATCAATGGAGTCAAATTCATGCTTTGTATGTGTTGGAAGGTTGGAATGAATTGTCATTTGATTTTTTGACCAATGTAATTATTAATAGCAATGATAATGTTGCTTCTCATGCTCTTGTGCTTTTAAAAGGATTTGTATCTGAAGAAAATGTAGAAAAAACAGCATCGATTTTCAAAACTGTTTTGGAGCGTGATACTATTGGTTTAGATCTTTACCTAGGTAATTTGGTAGGTAGTTATATTAAGATTGATGAAGAACGATTTTTACCTTTTATGATGGAAATTTTAAATAGAAGAGAAAACAATATTACCATTATAGAAGCTGTAATTGCTGGGTTAAGTACCGTTGATTCTGATACTTATGCCAATGCAATTGTAATGGATAGTCTAAAGCATACCCCTTTTGTAAACAAGCTGGCAAGAACTATTTCAGATAAAAAAGCAGGTAAAATGAATGCTATTTATACGAGAAAAGTTACCCATGAAGATACACGTACTAGCGGAGCTAAAATGTTCTTTCAAATCTGTGCTTCATGCCACGGTGCAAACGGAAAAGGAATAGAAGGTCTTGCACCACCGCTTATGAGCTCAGAGCATGTCAAAAATACGGAACGTTTGGCATTGATTATTTTACATGGTCTAGAAGGTCCGGTTCATGTTAATGGTGGAGAATACAATATAAACTTGGCAATGCCGGGTCTTATTAGAAATGAAACTATAAGCGATACCGACATTGCCAATATTATATCATATGTGACGAATGCTTTTTCAGATGAACCGAAAAGATTAAATACAAAACGAATACAAGAACTAAGGAGTGTGAAGTCTTCAACAGGAATGGAATTCACAGAAAAAGAACTTCAAGCACTCGATAATTAA
- a CDS encoding SDR family oxidoreductase yields MNELLSLNNKNYALSGGTGTLGGSIAKYLVENGATVLLLGRSEDKLKDKQNELNTLVPNSTFIFKVDVMDEAELTNLRNTIKKEFNHLDGLVNLAGGNIPGATVQPDQTVRDIAMDDTRKVVDINLFGTVIPTVILSELMVEQGYGSIVNISSMAAKQTISRVLGYSMAKSAVDIFTKWMANELASKHGDKIRVNAVAPGFFIGNQNRRLLTNEDGSFTERGNSIIKNTPMGRFGDASELNGMVHYLLSDASSFVTGSIFDVDGGFTSFSGV; encoded by the coding sequence ATGAACGAGTTACTTTCTCTGAATAATAAAAATTATGCCCTCTCTGGCGGGACAGGTACCCTAGGTGGTTCAATTGCCAAATATTTAGTAGAGAATGGTGCGACTGTGCTACTTCTGGGTAGGTCTGAAGATAAATTGAAGGATAAACAAAATGAGTTAAATACTTTAGTTCCTAATAGCACATTTATTTTCAAAGTAGATGTTATGGATGAAGCCGAACTGACCAATTTAAGGAACACCATAAAAAAGGAGTTTAATCATTTAGACGGACTAGTAAATTTAGCAGGTGGTAATATACCTGGTGCTACTGTACAACCAGATCAGACGGTTAGAGATATTGCTATGGACGATACTAGAAAAGTTGTCGATATAAATTTATTCGGTACCGTAATACCTACAGTTATTTTAAGTGAGTTAATGGTAGAACAAGGTTATGGCTCTATTGTGAATATTTCTTCTATGGCTGCTAAACAAACCATATCTAGGGTACTTGGGTACTCAATGGCTAAAAGTGCTGTTGATATTTTTACGAAATGGATGGCTAACGAACTAGCTTCTAAACATGGAGATAAAATTAGGGTCAATGCAGTAGCGCCTGGTTTTTTTATTGGTAACCAAAATAGACGTTTATTGACCAATGAAGATGGATCTTTTACAGAGAGAGGAAATAGTATTATTAAAAATACCCCAATGGGTCGTTTTGGCGATGCTTCTGAACTTAATGGTATGGTTCATTATCTTTTAAGTGATGCATCAAGTTTTGTTACAGGAAGCATATTTGATGTCGATGGCGGATTCACTTCATTTTCTGGAGTATAA
- a CDS encoding DMT family transporter: MKKAILFMIISTFSFSIMNSFVKYLDHFPTFEIVFFRTIGSLILATTYILIKGIPILGYNRKFMIFRALAGIVAMSLFFMSLKYLPVGTAVSLRYLAPIYAAIFAVFLLKERLKPIQWFLFLFAFAGVLVLKGFDNNINTTGLLLVLAASVFSGLVYVLIRKIGNSDHPLVIVNYFMFTGTVIGGILSINNWVNPVGVDWLLLLSLGIFGFFGQVFMTKAFQIAKTNLVAPLKYIEVIFTILVGVFWFGDIYSIWSLLGIVMILAALIANVIVGKR; encoded by the coding sequence ATGAAGAAGGCAATTTTATTTATGATAATTAGTACGTTTTCATTCAGTATAATGAACTCGTTCGTAAAATATCTAGATCATTTTCCCACCTTTGAAATCGTATTTTTCAGAACCATTGGTTCACTGATTCTAGCTACTACTTATATTTTAATAAAGGGCATACCCATACTAGGCTATAATCGTAAATTCATGATATTTAGGGCACTTGCCGGCATAGTAGCTATGAGTTTATTCTTTATGTCTCTAAAGTATCTACCTGTCGGCACGGCAGTCTCATTGCGATACCTTGCCCCTATCTACGCCGCTATTTTTGCTGTTTTTTTACTTAAAGAAAGATTAAAACCTATTCAATGGTTTTTATTTTTGTTTGCCTTTGCTGGCGTTTTAGTCTTAAAAGGATTCGACAACAATATTAATACCACTGGTTTACTTCTAGTTTTGGCAGCTTCTGTTTTCAGCGGATTGGTATATGTGCTAATTCGAAAAATTGGGAATAGCGATCACCCTTTAGTAATCGTTAATTACTTTATGTTTACTGGTACCGTCATTGGCGGAATTCTAAGTATTAATAATTGGGTAAACCCGGTAGGTGTAGATTGGTTACTATTACTAAGCTTAGGTATATTCGGTTTTTTCGGTCAAGTATTTATGACCAAGGCGTTTCAAATTGCTAAAACCAACTTGGTCGCACCTTTAAAATACATTGAGGTGATTTTCACCATATTGGTAGGTGTTTTCTGGTTTGGAGATATTTACTCGATTTGGAGTCTTTTAGGTATTGTTATGATTTTAGCAGCACTAATAGCAAATGTTATTGTTGGAAAGAGATAA
- a CDS encoding lipid-binding SYLF domain-containing protein: protein MKILKSITFATLLFLAVGVNAQSTKDKKIIKDSENAKEKLMTMEVGLDQFFTNSAGYVIFPNVGKGGFIIGGASGNGVVYENGTMVGMADLKKLSVGLQAGGQAITEVIFFETADDLAEFKDGDFEFSAEASAVALKSGIAVNAKYRDGVAVFALPKAGLMADASVGGQKFDYKPMMK from the coding sequence ATGAAAATTTTAAAATCAATAACATTCGCAACCTTATTATTCTTAGCTGTTGGAGTAAACGCTCAAAGCACTAAAGACAAGAAAATCATTAAAGATTCAGAAAATGCGAAAGAAAAATTAATGACTATGGAAGTTGGTTTAGACCAGTTCTTTACTAACTCTGCCGGGTATGTAATATTCCCAAATGTCGGTAAAGGCGGATTCATTATAGGCGGAGCATCAGGTAATGGTGTTGTATACGAAAACGGAACTATGGTAGGTATGGCTGATTTAAAAAAATTAAGTGTAGGTCTACAAGCAGGCGGACAAGCGATTACGGAAGTAATATTTTTTGAAACAGCAGATGATTTAGCTGAGTTTAAAGATGGAGATTTTGAATTTTCTGCAGAAGCTTCAGCCGTGGCTTTAAAATCTGGAATTGCAGTAAATGCTAAATATAGAGATGGTGTTGCCGTTTTCGCTTTACCAAAAGCAGGATTAATGGCAGATGCATCGGTTGGTGGTCAAAAATTTGATTACAAGCCAATGATGAAATAA
- a CDS encoding SDR family oxidoreductase, with protein sequence MQKPNKRLVGQTCIVTGSSDGIGEAVAKAMAMEGANIVVNYHSSKEEAEEVAHWISKNSDAGSAIVVKCDVSKEDEVKSMFKKTVSEFGTVDVCVANAGLQLDHPLHEMPLKDWQRVIDVNLTGQFLCAKEAIIEFKRRGMRPEVSKSLGKIIHMSSVHEVIPWAGHANYAASKGGLVMLMQTICQEYGPDRIRCNSIAPGAIKTDINKDVWSTQEGRDGMLKLIPYKQIGVPDDIGSVASWLASDESEYINGTTIFVDGGMTCYPGFTANG encoded by the coding sequence ATGCAAAAACCAAATAAAAGATTAGTAGGGCAAACCTGTATAGTAACCGGTTCTAGCGATGGTATCGGTGAAGCTGTTGCAAAAGCAATGGCGATGGAAGGCGCCAATATTGTCGTTAATTACCATAGTAGCAAAGAAGAGGCTGAAGAAGTTGCACACTGGATCAGTAAAAATTCTGATGCTGGTAGTGCCATTGTAGTTAAATGCGATGTTAGTAAAGAAGATGAGGTTAAAAGTATGTTCAAGAAAACAGTATCTGAATTTGGTACTGTAGATGTTTGTGTGGCAAACGCAGGTTTACAGTTGGATCACCCACTTCATGAAATGCCATTGAAAGATTGGCAAAGAGTAATTGATGTAAACCTTACGGGTCAGTTTCTTTGTGCTAAAGAAGCGATTATAGAATTTAAAAGAAGAGGAATGCGACCAGAAGTATCAAAATCTCTGGGTAAAATTATTCACATGAGTTCTGTGCATGAAGTTATTCCGTGGGCAGGTCATGCAAACTATGCTGCTTCAAAAGGCGGATTGGTCATGTTAATGCAAACCATTTGTCAAGAATATGGTCCAGATAGAATTCGATGTAACTCCATCGCACCAGGTGCTATAAAAACGGATATCAATAAAGATGTTTGGAGCACTCAAGAAGGTAGAGATGGCATGTTGAAATTAATACCATATAAGCAAATAGGAGTACCAGACGATATAGGTAGTGTGGCTAGTTGGTTAGCATCAGATGAATCTGAATACATCAACGGAACCACTATTTTTGTAGATGGTGGTATGACCTGCTATCCTGGGTTTACAGCTAATGGATAA
- a CDS encoding aldose epimerase family protein produces MRLVKHTILSIVSLIILIAYLSCKENGKNNLVAKKESVMQIEKSSYGITTNNEKVTQFKLRNKDGIDVTIITYGGIITEIITPDSEGNMKNVTLGFDSLQQYEKENPFFGALVGRYGNRIAKGKFSLEGVDYTLAKNNGENSLHGGLMGFDKVVWKVEEVKESDSLVSLKLSYLSKDMEEGFPGNLNTTVTYTLNKDNSFDILYEATTDKTTIVNLTQHSYFNLSGDFSELILDHEVAIDADKFVPVDVTLIPMGDMAFVEDTPFDFRKAKLLGSEINADNEQIKIGGGYDHCWVLNSQEKGYRSVAKAYHAGSGRLMEVLTDQPGMQLYTGNFLDGTLPMPGGGTYTKRSGFCFETQHYPDSPNQPQFPSTTLKPGKKYITKTTFKFSIK; encoded by the coding sequence ATGAGATTAGTAAAACATACCATACTTTCAATAGTAAGTTTAATTATTTTGATAGCGTATTTGTCTTGTAAAGAGAATGGGAAGAATAACTTAGTCGCGAAAAAAGAAAGTGTCATGCAAATCGAGAAAAGTAGTTATGGTATAACCACTAATAATGAAAAAGTTACACAGTTTAAACTGCGAAATAAAGACGGTATTGATGTGACTATTATTACTTACGGAGGTATAATTACAGAAATTATTACTCCCGATTCTGAAGGTAATATGAAAAATGTAACTCTTGGTTTTGACAGCCTTCAGCAATATGAAAAAGAGAACCCTTTTTTCGGAGCTCTTGTTGGTCGTTATGGAAATAGAATTGCAAAAGGAAAATTTAGTTTAGAAGGTGTAGATTATACTTTGGCAAAGAATAACGGGGAAAATTCTTTACATGGCGGATTAATGGGGTTTGATAAGGTTGTTTGGAAAGTAGAAGAAGTAAAAGAATCAGATTCGCTTGTCTCTTTAAAATTAAGCTACCTAAGTAAAGATATGGAAGAGGGTTTTCCGGGGAATTTAAATACTACAGTTACCTATACCTTGAATAAAGACAATAGCTTTGATATTTTGTATGAAGCGACTACGGATAAAACTACGATTGTCAATTTAACGCAACATTCTTATTTTAATTTATCAGGAGATTTCTCTGAATTAATTTTAGATCATGAAGTAGCGATTGATGCAGATAAATTTGTGCCTGTTGACGTAACACTAATACCAATGGGTGACATGGCTTTTGTCGAAGACACCCCTTTCGATTTTAGAAAGGCTAAGTTGTTAGGTAGTGAAATTAATGCAGATAATGAACAGATAAAAATAGGCGGAGGTTACGATCATTGTTGGGTGCTTAATAGTCAAGAAAAAGGATATCGTTCTGTTGCAAAAGCATATCACGCTGGGTCTGGGCGCTTAATGGAAGTGTTGACCGATCAACCTGGTATGCAGTTATATACCGGTAATTTTTTAGACGGAACTTTACCTATGCCTGGTGGTGGTACTTATACAAAAAGAAGCGGATTCTGCTTTGAAACACAGCATTATCCTGATTCTCCAAATCAACCGCAATTTCCAAGTACTACTCTAAAACCAGGTAAAAAGTATATCACTAAAACAACTTTTAAATTCTCTATAAAATAG
- a CDS encoding NUDIX hydrolase: MVLNNYRKEDKVLLAVDCIIFGFYQEELKILLVQRDFEPAKGEWSLIGGFLKKEEDLDIAATRILNHLTGLNNIYMEQVHSYSKLDRDPEERTISVSYFALIDIAHHCKDILKENPIKWFDLKDCPELIFDHNDMVKDALKLLQNKISSKPIGFELLPEKFTMRQLQKMYEAILDTEFDKRNFINKFNSFDLLKKTKEKDMSSSKKGAFLFKVDEDKYQKKVEEGYCFKI, translated from the coding sequence ATGGTTTTGAATAATTATCGCAAAGAAGACAAAGTCTTACTTGCTGTAGATTGCATTATATTCGGATTTTATCAAGAAGAATTAAAAATTTTACTCGTTCAAAGAGATTTTGAACCCGCAAAGGGAGAATGGTCTCTTATAGGTGGTTTTCTTAAAAAAGAGGAAGATTTAGATATAGCAGCTACAAGAATTCTTAATCATTTAACGGGCTTGAACAATATTTACATGGAGCAGGTTCATTCGTATTCTAAATTAGACCGTGATCCCGAAGAAAGAACCATATCGGTATCATACTTTGCGCTGATTGATATCGCCCATCATTGCAAAGATATTTTAAAGGAAAACCCTATAAAATGGTTTGATCTTAAAGATTGTCCTGAATTAATTTTTGACCATAATGATATGGTTAAAGATGCTCTCAAATTACTTCAAAATAAAATTAGTAGTAAACCCATCGGATTCGAACTTTTACCAGAAAAGTTTACCATGCGTCAACTTCAAAAAATGTACGAGGCCATTTTAGATACTGAATTTGACAAAAGAAATTTTATCAACAAATTTAATTCTTTCGATCTTTTAAAGAAAACAAAGGAAAAAGATATGAGCTCATCTAAAAAAGGAGCTTTTCTATTTAAGGTAGATGAAGATAAATATCAAAAGAAAGTTGAAGAAGGTTATTGCTTTAAAATTTAA
- a CDS encoding LacI family DNA-binding transcriptional regulator produces MSKKATIYDIAKELNITAATVSRALNNNPKISEKTRDLVLAAATKLNYKQNRLAVALKSGKSNNVGVVVPFINKNFFASVIRGIEEELYPKGFHVIISQTHEENDREKKIIQNLINAQVDGILVSTSFTNENKNQLHQVLKKTSPFIFFDRVLHFDDISTVTIDDYQGGFDATEHLITQGCKRIAHFNVDQNIELYNSRFKGYKDALSKHGLAYNSDYVITLKNDMEAGKDAAKKLMNLPVPPDAIFSSTDNGLLGAVKYLQSIAVKIPEDFCVVGFSNEPFTQFLEPSISSVDQSPVEMGKMAAKVFLEQIENDQNVSISKNVVLPAKLIIRKSSSKLK; encoded by the coding sequence ATGAGCAAAAAAGCCACTATTTACGATATTGCAAAAGAGCTGAATATTACTGCAGCTACTGTCTCTAGGGCTTTAAACAACAATCCTAAAATTAGCGAGAAAACCCGTGATCTTGTACTTGCCGCTGCAACGAAATTAAATTACAAACAAAATAGGCTTGCGGTAGCACTTAAAAGTGGAAAGAGTAATAATGTAGGCGTGGTCGTACCATTTATCAATAAAAACTTTTTTGCCTCTGTTATTCGTGGTATTGAAGAAGAGCTCTACCCTAAAGGATTTCATGTTATTATCTCTCAAACTCATGAGGAAAATGATCGTGAAAAGAAAATTATACAGAATTTAATAAATGCTCAAGTAGATGGGATTCTAGTCTCCACCTCATTTACAAATGAGAATAAAAATCAATTACATCAGGTTTTAAAAAAAACGTCACCCTTTATTTTTTTTGATCGTGTTTTACATTTTGATGATATAAGTACGGTAACTATAGACGATTATCAAGGAGGCTTTGATGCAACCGAGCATTTAATCACCCAAGGCTGTAAAAGGATAGCCCATTTCAATGTTGACCAAAATATTGAACTATATAACAGTAGATTTAAAGGCTATAAAGATGCGCTATCAAAACATGGTTTAGCCTATAATAGCGATTACGTAATTACACTAAAAAATGATATGGAAGCAGGTAAAGATGCTGCTAAAAAACTCATGAACTTACCAGTACCACCCGATGCTATTTTTTCTTCTACGGATAATGGATTGTTGGGAGCTGTAAAATATCTACAAAGTATAGCTGTAAAAATACCTGAAGATTTTTGTGTAGTAGGGTTTAGTAACGAACCCTTTACTCAATTTTTAGAACCTTCTATTAGCTCTGTAGATCAGTCACCCGTAGAAATGGGAAAAATGGCAGCAAAAGTATTCTTGGAACAGATTGAAAATGACCAAAATGTATCAATTAGCAAAAACGTTGTTTTACCTGCCAAACTGATTATTAGAAAATCGTCAAGCAAGCTTAAATAG
- a CDS encoding TRAP transporter large permease has protein sequence MSEHLPIIVLVLSFICLLSIGTPVAWSIAISSLLTMLVSIPAMPAFTTVSQRMATGLDSFALLAIPFFVLSGELMNKGGIAHRLIAFAKTLVGSFPGGLALINVIAAMLMGAIAGSAMASASAMGSILGPEMEKEGYSKEFGAAVNITSATTGLIIPPSNVLIVYSLASGGASIAALFLAGYIPGIMTGLFLMIVASFWAKKKKYKVGKRSSLKEVGKTFIDALPSLFMLVVVIGGIVTGIFTATEASAIAVLYSLILGFIYKEITLPKLPKILLDSSATTAIVMLLIGSSMCMSWALSYENIPQDISSGLLSLSDNKIVILLIINVLLLFVGIFMDMTPAVLIFTPIFLPVVTKLGLDPVHFGIIMVLNLCIGLCTPPVGSVLFVGVGVAKTTIEKVFKPLLPLFIAMIVALFLVTYIPQLSLWLPSLFDL, from the coding sequence ATGAGTGAGCATCTACCGATTATTGTTTTAGTACTAAGCTTTATCTGTTTGTTATCTATAGGTACACCTGTAGCTTGGAGTATTGCAATTTCGTCATTATTGACCATGTTGGTGAGTATACCGGCAATGCCGGCATTCACTACAGTATCGCAGCGTATGGCGACCGGTTTAGATAGTTTTGCGTTGTTGGCAATTCCGTTTTTTGTGTTATCGGGAGAACTTATGAATAAAGGAGGTATAGCCCATAGACTTATCGCTTTTGCAAAGACTTTAGTTGGTTCTTTTCCTGGCGGATTGGCTTTGATAAACGTCATAGCAGCCATGTTAATGGGAGCGATTGCGGGTTCGGCAATGGCGTCTGCATCAGCCATGGGAAGCATCTTAGGTCCTGAGATGGAAAAAGAAGGCTATTCTAAAGAATTTGGTGCTGCAGTAAATATAACTTCGGCAACTACAGGATTAATAATTCCTCCGAGTAATGTATTGATTGTCTACTCTTTAGCAAGTGGTGGAGCATCTATTGCAGCGTTATTCTTGGCAGGATACATCCCTGGAATAATGACAGGATTATTTCTTATGATTGTCGCATCTTTTTGGGCAAAAAAGAAGAAATATAAAGTAGGTAAACGCAGTAGTTTGAAAGAGGTAGGTAAAACATTTATTGATGCCTTACCTAGTCTATTTATGCTGGTTGTGGTAATTGGAGGTATTGTTACCGGAATCTTTACTGCGACAGAGGCATCTGCTATTGCAGTATTATATAGCTTAATTCTTGGCTTTATTTACAAGGAGATTACCTTGCCGAAATTGCCTAAAATATTATTAGATTCTTCAGCAACTACAGCAATAGTTATGTTGCTGATTGGGTCATCTATGTGTATGTCTTGGGCATTGTCTTATGAAAATATTCCGCAAGATATCAGCTCCGGACTTTTAAGTTTAAGTGATAATAAGATTGTTATTCTTTTGATTATCAACGTGCTATTATTGTTCGTGGGTATTTTTATGGATATGACGCCTGCAGTGTTAATCTTTACTCCGATATTCTTACCAGTAGTGACCAAATTAGGACTAGACCCTGTACATTTCGGAATCATCATGGTATTGAATCTTTGTATAGGCTTGTGTACACCACCTGTAGGCTCGGTATTGTTTGTTGGGGTAGGTGTGGCTAAAACTACTATAGAGAAGGTATTTAAACCCTTGCTGCCGTTATTTATAGCAATGATTGTTGCGCTTTTCTTAGTTACTTATATTCCGCAATTAAGCTTATGGTTGCCAAGCTTATTTGATTTATAG
- a CDS encoding TRAP transporter small permease has product MRKKIDSVLGKTLVLIMSVMVINVLWQVFTRYVTGNPSSFTDELARYLMIWIGVLGAAYVSGQNLHVAIDILPLRQSKKTQKKLKVIVTTFIILFVFFAFVIGGSRLVYISYVLGQQSPALQLPLAVVYLIIPISGLLIMYYKISDLKNINS; this is encoded by the coding sequence ATGCGAAAAAAAATAGATTCCGTTTTAGGCAAGACCTTGGTATTGATCATGTCGGTTATGGTCATAAATGTACTTTGGCAAGTATTTACAAGATATGTAACGGGTAATCCAAGTTCATTTACAGATGAATTAGCTCGTTACCTTATGATATGGATCGGCGTTCTTGGCGCTGCATACGTCTCTGGGCAAAATCTTCATGTGGCTATTGATATTTTACCATTACGACAGAGTAAGAAAACACAGAAAAAATTAAAGGTTATTGTAACCACTTTTATTATTCTATTTGTCTTTTTTGCTTTTGTAATCGGTGGATCAAGGTTGGTGTATATCTCTTATGTTTTGGGGCAACAATCACCGGCACTGCAACTACCACTAGCAGTGGTTTATCTCATAATCCCTATTAGCGGCTTGTTGATTATGTATTACAAAATATCTGACCTAAAAAATATCAACTCATGA